GAACGACCCCGGATTTTGAAACCATGAAAAGGCTTCGCGAAAAAATTAATATTCCAATTTTTGTAATGATCCGCCCTAGAGGAGGAGATTTTACCTATTTGGATTCAGAATTTGAACAGATGAAAAATGATTTGGTTCATTTAAAATCATTACATGCAGATGGTTTTGTATTCGGTATTCTGGATGATAATGATGAGGTTAATATAGAACAGAATAAAGCTTTAGTTGAATTAGCTGCACCGCTTCCATGTACGTTCCATCGTGCTTTTGACCGTGCTGCAAGTCTTGAAGAATCTTTAGAAAAAGTCATTGAATGTGGTTTCACAACCATCCTTACTTCCGGCCAGAAACCTAATGTATCAGAAGGAAAAGAAAACCTTAAGAAACTGGTTGAGCTCTCCAATG
The window above is part of the Chryseobacterium sp. MA9 genome. Proteins encoded here:
- a CDS encoding copper homeostasis protein CutC; translated protein: MSKIEIACFNPESAVIAFENGADRIELCDGLSEGGTTPDFETMKRLREKINIPIFVMIRPRGGDFTYLDSEFEQMKNDLVHLKSLHADGFVFGILDDNDEVNIEQNKALVELAAPLPCTFHRAFDRAASLEESLEKVIECGFTTILTSGQKPNVSEGKENLKKLVELSNGRIEILVGGGLRSSNIEGIRAVTKAGYFHSSAITDGGAFANPVEVIALKSK